ATGGAAAATATAGATGTGTAAATGAAATAAGACTAAATTAGATTAGCAAAGGAGAGAAAAAATGAATCAGTTTGTTCTGAATTTAGAAGATTTACGTCATGGGGTAAGAGTTGCACATTTGAGTGTTAAAATTGGGGAAAAAATGAATTTAAAAAATGAAGATTTAAAAAAAATAGAAATAGCATCTATATTTCACGATATCGGAAAAGCTTATTTAGATCAAAATATATTAAATAAACCTGGAAGATTAGATAAAGAAGAAAGAATACACATACAAAAACATGTAGAATATAGCTGTATAGAAATACTTAAAATGAATATGGAAAATACTAAGGGAATAGCTAAAATAATAAGATATCATCATGAAAATTTTGATGGCACAGGATATCCAGAAAAGCTAAAAGGCAAACAAATACCTATAGGTTCAAGAATTATTCGAATAGCTGATGTATATGATGCATTAACATTTGACAGAGTTTATAGAAATAAACTTACACATGAACAAGCATTAAAAATAATGGAAGAAGAAAAAAGATATTTTGATCCAATACTATTTAGTGGTTTTTTAAAGCTTTTTGCAAAAAACAGTTTTCCCAAAATATATGCTAACCAAAAACTGTAAAATAGAGAAGGAGGAGGAGAAAATGAAGAGGTTGATATCATCAATTTTAATTTTAAGCCTCATATTTGCCTCTGTAAGCGTTTTTGCAGACGAAGGCAATGCAAATATAGGACAAGTGGATAAAAATTCGATACAGACGATTTTAGAAAGTGCAAAAGATGAAGTTGCTAATCTGATTAATAATTTAACAAAAAAATTTCAAGATTTAAAGGGTCATTGGGCTATAGCATATATAGAACCTTTATTTGAAAAAGGAGTAATAAAGGGATATTTGGATGGCACATTTAGACCAGATAACCCTATTAGTAGAGCAGAATTTACTAAGATACTTGTTACTAGCTTACATGAAGATGTAGGGATTTATAAAAATGGTCATTGGGCTACTAACTATCTAAATAAAGCCATTGAGGAAGATTATGTTTTAGAAGGTGAGTTTGATGATTTAAATAAAAATATAACCCGTGGTGAAATGGCTAGAATGATAGTTAGAGCCTTAGATGAAGATTATCCAAGCAATATACTAGCTTATGCAGAACAAATTATAGACTATAATGATATACCAAAAGAATTTAGGGATGTTGTACTTAAAGCATATGTTAAAGGCATAATAACAGGATATCCAGATGGAACATTCAAACCTGAAAATACAGCTACAAGAGCAGAAGCTTCAACTATGGTGGTTAGATTCTTAGAACCAGAGAAAAGGGAAGCACCTATATCAACAAAAATAATCGTAGATGGAAAGGAAGTACCTATCGCAAATAAAGACATAGCTTATGTATATAACACAGCGCTAAAGGTATTTGAAGAAAAGGGAAGTAGACCTATAATTGAAGTTGCTAACTTTGATGATGTAGCAGGTATATATTATGTACCAAATAAGGATTCAACAATGTATGAATACATTATGAGAGTTGGAGTATGGACAGATGAAACAGAAGAAGG
The Caldisalinibacter kiritimatiensis genome window above contains:
- a CDS encoding HD-GYP domain-containing protein gives rise to the protein MNQFVLNLEDLRHGVRVAHLSVKIGEKMNLKNEDLKKIEIASIFHDIGKAYLDQNILNKPGRLDKEERIHIQKHVEYSCIEILKMNMENTKGIAKIIRYHHENFDGTGYPEKLKGKQIPIGSRIIRIADVYDALTFDRVYRNKLTHEQALKIMEEEKRYFDPILFSGFLKLFAKNSFPKIYANQKL
- a CDS encoding S-layer homology domain-containing protein, with amino-acid sequence MKRLISSILILSLIFASVSVFADEGNANIGQVDKNSIQTILESAKDEVANLINNLTKKFQDLKGHWAIAYIEPLFEKGVIKGYLDGTFRPDNPISRAEFTKILVTSLHEDVGIYKNGHWATNYLNKAIEEDYVLEGEFDDLNKNITRGEMARMIVRALDEDYPSNILAYAEQIIDYNDIPKEFRDVVLKAYVKGIITGYPDGTFKPENTATRAEASTMVVRFLEPEKREAPISTKIIVDGKEVPIANKDIAYVYNTALKVFEEKGSRPIIEVANFDDVAGIYYVPNKDSTMYEYIMRVGVWTDETEEGLYAYFIEVKDHTDETLVLTKEILKEIFPNGYEEIYNTFEDIIWTDKVVNGKSNGRIYQLKSMPSSTSIAFGVKR